The sequence below is a genomic window from Harmonia axyridis chromosome 1, icHarAxyr1.1, whole genome shotgun sequence.
TTCGTAAATACTCGGGAAATACTTTAATGATTTTCAAGAGTTTCCGATATTTCGCAAAGCTCAAAATCGTTTGAGACTATCTACAATCCAAATAGAATAatcataacaaatttcattgaaatcagttTAGAATTACATAATCTTGTCATTCAAAAATCGACTCTCATACAattaataatttcgaaaatattaatccAATCGATCAGTATTCCGATAAGGATTTTTTATAAACATTTCCCAAATATCTCTTCCATTCGAATTCCATTATAGGTGGATGCACTTcgtattcattcaaatattcaacacGTTGAAATGCATTAGATAAACGTGCATGGTGCATCCCCAGAATGATATCGATGTCCTTGTTCTCATTTCGTAGTAGCGTGGTCTTTCGGATCAAATTTCTGGAATTCCTTCCGAAGATTACCCTGCTGTGACTAAGCGGAATAGCGCGTAGTACATTTTCAAGCTTGTCTGCATCGGGTATTCCATGAATGAAACCCACGGAATTCCCCTCCTCCTTCCTATTTGGGCCGGCATATAAAAGCTCAGCGTGTTGTTACGTCACTGATAGTATTTCGAAGTTATTCTGGAGCTTCGTACATATCTGAACCGGCTTCTGTAGATTGTGTTTATTGTTACACAATATTGCAAGTGGaatcaaaaactgttgaaaagtGTCTTAAGAATTGTGTTTGGATATCAGTGAAAGTGgctttatttaataattttacaaaaataaaccatTCCAAAATGTGTATTGATAAATATCAACAGGATAAATGCAGGATGATCAACAGGTGAGATTGGCGATGTTATGTGGTtagaatacaattttaaatgtAATTTGAGTCGCTAATTTTCAAACTTCAGTCCTTAAGAAATTATCCATTTAATTCCATTCATATACTTAAAAAGATTTAGTAGTAAAATATAGTTGTTATATTTGTGTatataaattatgaaacaatttttaCTGGTAATAATTTCAAACCTGCTGTGTAATGTTACAAAATTTTGTCCAGCAATGAATTTGATGCTAATCTATCGATTTTCCTTCGATTCACGTTTAAGGTTTGACAACAAGCATTTGTGAAATCGataatgtttttgttttccTTGGATTGTCCATCCTTTTAATGTTCTTGTGCTTATTTCAGGAAGTTTTTCATTACTAATTTTGAAAACCTGAAAAATATTTAGACACTGAACTGTGAATTATTCAACTCGAAACtttcaatcaaaatttttcatgtggATTGGATAAATATCCAACAtattattttatgaattcatgCATAATGtttgagaatacaaaaaaaaaacagttatattacttaaagtttattattttatcctACAGATTTAACAGATATTTTTTCACAACTTGTATTTTCTCATCACCCAAAAATACAAGTCATCCCAATTTTTCAATTGCTATATACCTACCATATGAGCGTTTTGTTTttaaattacataatatgaattttaaaatacattgtagaattaaaaaaaaaattcattctatttttatttatgaatttcaaaatgtatTATGAAATTACCACCTTATCTTTAGTCAACAATGTAAAGATATGGTGGTAATATTATTGACTGGCCTCTCTACCTGCTGGGGTATTGAACTATATGAGGTCGAAAGCATTCTCGAATTTACATGTGTGGTTTTATTGGCTACCAAATTAACAAACGAAGGTTTTCTACATCCGAGAAGTTATTTTAGAAATTCAGATTCTTCTTCCTCCAAATAGCATATTATCTTGATCCATAGTACTTCGGAAAAAGTGAAGCGAATATTACATTAACAGTAATGAGTTTATTGCTATTTTTTTCATAGATATTTTCTGTCGAATTTGGCATTTTACACTCCTCATAATCAATCTTTTAACACTCTTCGATGATAGGATGATAAAAAACAGTTATATTCGAAAATCGCTATGAAAGCTTGTTTTGGGATCAATTCCTATCGATGTAAAAAACTACCAGTTAGATTaagagatgaatattttttcaggaGCACTTTGGGTCGAGCTCTGCGGAGGTTACTGAACCACGCCAGGGTGGAAAACCGTCTAGTCAGTGGCTTGATACCGGCGCTCAACTATATGCAGAAAAACACAGAGGATGTTTTGTTCTGTCTCATGCCACATGCCAGCTCAGGAGATGCCGCTACACACATGCAGACAGTTTTACTTCAGGCTTTCTGTTATGAAAACTGTATACCTGTCATAGAGGTAAGTTTTTCttaattgtataatttttaaaGCCAGCTCAGAGAGattgtcgaatttttttttgagaaagggCGCAAAATTGTTCCATACAGAATGTTCCTCAATGACATGCTATCACATATTTAGGGAGGCGATTCTTGCagattttttaaagaaaaaacttaATATGAACGTGTGTTCTTGGTAACTTGTAACTTCTGAGATAAAGGGTGGTAaagtttccaagaaaaaaacatttttttataaccacatatacatataaaccacagatatttcaatgaaatttcttcTTCTCCCTTTTTTCTTAACACTTAGTCTTGTTTCTTTCACTATTCAGCCTCTTGGGAAGCAGATGTCCAGTTTCGTGCCATCTAAGAAATTTGGTACACGTTTTCACTGCATCAAGATACATTTTCTGATGCAcaaacaattttattatttttaccagAAGTGTCTGTATGGGGTGTGcaccattgaaaatatttggatAAAAAAATGGTACGACACTGCTCATtctcaaattgattttttttctaattttcatgTATTTCTGGACAATTTTGATCTCTTGATTTTATCTGTCCAGCGAATGGTTTTCGCCGTGGTTTTCCCAAAATTTTATCCTCAATGGAAAATGGCTGTCAGAATATCAGGATATAcatctaaaatttttttcaatttgatatcaATGTAGGTACGATTTTTCTAAGAAGTTAGAGAAATTCCACTTTTGAACTAAATTTTTGGCCGAAATTTGCGATCAGTTAAATGACGTACGGGACACTAAAATCTACTGATACCCATTCGAAAAATTTCTGCTCCTATATAGCTATACAGCTTGTGGAAATtgccatatttttctaatacggacCTGAATTTTTTGATCAGTTTATAGATTAATCGATGAACCTACTATAATATTGGTGAATTcataaaccaccctgtatctcagctGTGGAGTTGGTTAGACCTATCATATATAGGATTGGACTCGTCTAGGCTAGCTCTACCTCAGAATAACGTTtgtacatttaccaatgaaacatcctgtatattcacGTGGATGTAGTTTACGGTGCTCCATTTTGTGAGATCATCTCGAGTGTATTTTGAAATACAACTATCGAAAGAAGAAGCGCTGAAAATGTTAAATAATGTCAGAAAGGGCCAAATTTGTGGCAGAAAACCATATTAGATATGCGTTTTATATCACGATATAtctaaataaaatcaaaaacacCGAATATTCTTGCTATATTTTCAGAAGTCAATAAAGGAAAAAAGCAAATTCGTAGCTATAGTATTACAGTTACTCAGCTATTCAATTATGACTcgattatttttaataaataatataacaatAATCATCTGCAATACTCGATATTTCAGTATTATTAGCGAGTAAGAGCCTTCCATGAAAATCCATAAATTCCTAACACTAATCGTTTCCATGAAAACATGTTCCCTTTTCGTTTTCTGGAATTTGACTCCGATCGATAAAGAGGTGGATTCTTGTGGGAGAGGACCTTGAACCCTATATCGAGGCCAGCAGCCAGACTGAAACGTGAACAAACTCTGTGAACCTCGAACAAATGTCACTTGTCACACTTACtcttttgaaaagaaataatacATTTCGGTGCTCGTTAACTAGCCTTGTGCAGTTGGAACGTTTCAATCCTAAAGTGCGAAACATATAAAACTGTAAAAATTAGCTATACAAATTTCCATTTTGATAATTAAACAAGGAAGGTCAACGATTCCAAGTTGTGACTggtgaaaatacaaaatttttctcatttgaaCACCTTCACGTTTTAACCATGTAGTTCACAGATTGAATGAGCAGTAATAAATTTTCGTTAAACTTTATTTGGTTTAACtgtatttaaaaataaaactgaGAAGGTCCTCTAAATATTTATACTATTATGATCTTCACACAGTGcatacttttttattatttgttgcCGAATCCGCTGCATCCTCGCATCTGCTTTGATTAAGCATACAGTCAAGTGATGAGTAGGTACTGGAAActgattattttgaataaatattcgacaattgaaatttttgttcttgATAAATTGATACAATCGTTCTCTGTAGTCACTAGTTTTTCATCTGTTCACCGTAATATATTTTGGTGAGAGGAAATAATAAGTTTACAATAAAATCGGCAACAGCAATTGGTtgtcaaaacattcaaaatattttttgatcgatttcgaaaaactaGAGAATTTGCATGGTATAGTGTATGATGTTATTCGAGTTACCAAACCCAACCAATCTTGAAGGAATCAAATGAAAACGTCTAATTAAATTACAAACACATCGGCAACATCCACAAATTAATGTTAATGGCAAAAGTAGGGCGCGCAAATATGTGAATAacctataaaaattaaaaatcagtagaaattatattttgtgaGTCAATCGATAGTGGAAAATGATGACGTCCAAATCGGCAACTAACtgcttttcaaatttcaaaattgtgtCGTCATAATACGTCCGAATTATGAAAACATTTGCAGTAACGATGCATTGATATAACTATACTCTTGTTATGGTAATGTCTCTGATGGTGTGCAAAGTTCAATGTGAACCTGCGTcaatagaattgaaaaatgtttattccATGCAGCGTTTGGAATGAAAATACCTACCTAGATCAGCGGTATGAAAATAGGGTAAACCCGCTGTTTCTAAGGAAATATCtaattttaaatttcacaaAAGCAGAAATAAACATATCCAATATGTTTgcttgtgtttattgaattcctGGGAATTTTCACTCTTTGAAAAATCGGGAAAGTACatacataaatttgaatttacgtTCGAAATCAAGGTTGAACAGATATGAGAGCACTAATTTTTGATGTCTTATTTCCCTTATTTTCAGTTTCgtagttgaaaaaattttttttatctcagaaatatgttatattttttttctaatgaatTCTTATTAAAACTTGAATTCTTGAACCAAcctttgaataaaaaatgtatacCTAAAAGTATCGACGCTTAACAGGAAGATCTTATATTTTTCGAACCATTTGCACCACCTACCAATTTAATGCTTTTTGTTTTTGAATCTTTAAGCTTTTATTCTATGTCTATAgacatatttattgaaatttgaaatacatTATGCTGTCAAACTGAAACAACTTGATTTTTTCGAGTGAAGAGACGAAAACATATCCTGCTTTTGATagtttttctctatttcggtATCGTGATGAGTTCATTATAGTaccaaaaacagtgctgtaatgaacccattacagtattgttttcagttatatttttcgttttgaagttgtctacactgacttccgatcctatcaaatttcaacacacgtcaattgtcaatataatataatttggatatagtgaaatgatttgtaacattattcgcaatttctctttattctggtggtgttaaatagatttcgtcagacataattcacgaatttaatgagttattataaattatttcaaaattcgaaacatacggttcaaattcatattccgtaatctgtcaattttcgtaacagtcacaccaactgccaagatacaatacaaaagtgactaggatgtataatctaaatttttcgttgaatttctacaatatttcacaaaacttgactgaaatagagaaaatatcgtctaatactagttgcagaaggcaattctcATGCGTTCGTTTAGGAATAGgagtccattctgcaacttttaaaatatactatttCGAACCATTTGCACGACGTACCAATTTAATGCTTCTTTCTTTATGAAACTTTAAGCTTTCATTCTATGACTTAAATCTATTGACATATTTAAtgtcatttgaaatatattatgcTGTCAAACTGaaactacttgatttttttcgagTAAAGGGACGAAATATCCTgcttttaataatttttatcagACAATTTTCCCATTGAACGAAGGGTTACATCTGAACCAACGTGATGAAAAACTGTCCATTTCAGTGAGCTAAAGTATGCACGTTGCACCATTCAGCGACGTTATGGTTACCGTTAAATCGTGACGTAAACCATATCTTCATTCGGCAAACGTGTGTAAATACGCATTCCCAATCCCATTGGAAATTCCAAACAAGATAGACCCCACGGATTTCGTTGGTAGGTGAAAGTATGTAGAGATATTGACGTCAATGTCAATGCATGTTGATTCGACCTAGTTTAACAATTCTCAGAAAACTTTGGGACAGAAAATCAAGAAGTAGATGGCTTCGGTTACGCCATACGATTCAAGTACATAAATAATTGGTTGttgattgaattaatttcgAATTGGTTAAGGTGTTATTATATCCAATACATACAGTACTCACATTTGAAACACAATTTGTCTGAAATAttgcgaaaaatatttttagtttaGAGCTGAAAAAGATGAAAATCACAACAGACATAGTTCGATGTTAGTTTTCTCctattctgtggcaaatccgttcattctgaaATACCTTGAAGAACAAAATCGTccgagaatatctcagattcacGCAGTTgtcatgagtatattttattattctatgttggtactcggaatgGAACTCTCCTGCCATGGATTTATCTATGATCTGTCAAATATTaggatacagaaaactgttctgcaatcccacatttttcaatgcaaaaaccacttaacgatatttatggaaatattccattaatttcaataaaaattatagagaaaataatgtttacGTAATACtcgtacgagtattatacaatatttctttaattcactaaattttcattgaaatcaatggaGAATTTCCATGAATAccgttcagtgatttttgcattgaaaaatgtgtgaTGGCAGAATAGTTTTCTgtttcacaaatttgacagataatggataaatccgtggcagaagtgttccggttaccaacatataataataaattataaacatAAAATTTGTGCAAATCTGTGATAGGTATTCTAACAAGATTTTGTTCTACAGGATGTGGCAGAATGACCGGACTGGtcacaaaattagagaaataactatttcgaaatttgattccttgatttttagatgttttcattgaaataattcgaCACAAAATTGATCAGAACCACGTTAGTAAACAGTGCTTTACTCAATATGATAATAATCTGTCGATATTTTACCACGAATCCGCTAACTGATAGTAGTTTGCCATAATTTTATCAGCAGGTGGTATTAATCCCCCTGCAAACATCATGGAAAACCCATGCAACTCCTTCGTGGTACTTTCAAGAGTTTTTCTGCTGAAAAGTGAACATCTGATTCGATAACGAAAGGTTAAACTTGCTATCGGTAATTGCAGTCGACCTCCTTTCTATGAATTCTCCATAAACATCTCCAGgaatttagtttcttttcattcatattttcttgATTATTTGATTTGTGATTCACCCTCATTTTGTTTACCTATATATTTTGACGTTTactctctttttttttgggCCCAATTTCTCCATTTGCTATGTTAATTTTGATCTGAAAATAGTCTTAAATGATATTCGGCTGAATGCATTTATGAAGAATTCATGTTCTAAAtcagatgaaattgagaatttcgataaaacaattttgttgaaatatgaatcttttgaaaaatattttttcaatagttaataataatttttcgtaTTCTGTGAAATTTATCTTCGTCGtcaatgattttttgttttcttatttCGCCGGAGGCTACCAGGAATAAAAGACAATTCTCCTTTGTTTTGCACGTAGAGCTGGATGGGGAATCACAACCTACAAAAGCAATGAGAGCTTTCCGCTCATGGTTTAAGTAGTGTATAAAATTATGGCGTAGCCATGCGAATCGAACGTGGGATTTTACCCAGTTACGTATAATGGGACTTCCgaataaatatttctatttaacgtaaataaactttattaaaCAGGGAATTCAGTTTATTTGTTCGTTACTGAGAAAAGTTAAAATAGCCACGAAAAACCGTTGACTTGCTGCTCAAATAATTCTCTTCGTGATCTTAGTGTTAGCTGCCATTAACAAATCCAATACCACACAATCCAAAAGATTCATTGCTCCCAACAAAGAACATACCTATTTTCTCTTTAGTATACACAATTCAGAATGGTCCGTTATGATTTCTTGGAAACTGGTCAACCATAAATAGGCCGGATGACAGTATTAAAGAATCCAAGAACTAATGTTCTTAGAGAATAATATATACTCAAAAGATTCTGAAAAATTAATCTATATATTAGCATTTAAACATAgagaattttcaatataatgaaagtgaatgaaatatGATAAAAATTACCACTTAATAGTACTCTTAGAGCGCCTTAAAGTGTTGTTTTAGGCTTGCATTTGCTTCATTTTTCGAAATTGCTTTTTTCATGTTACGATTAATCTTCTCATAATGTCAGCATCACCAAACATAAAATAAGATATTCATTTATagtttctcaaatatttttttttgttgcaggTAGATTCAGGACAAAAACTGGTAGAACTTTGTGGCACTGCCCAAACAAACATCAAGTCAGATTTTCCTTGTGTCATCATCACCAAATACCACGACGGCTCAGACACTTCGTCAGATTACTCCTCATCGAGTACATTGTCCCCGATAGAGCAGACCTTGACAGATTTCTATGAATGCACCATTCAGGAATTCCCAAGGCCGATCGTTGAACTGCCCGGGTGAGATGTCCCGTATTTCGAAAGAAGATAACCAAGGATTCAAAtttgagctttgacacagcgaTTTCAAATCCTGATGATGTCGTGCTTCCCTGAACTGGCGTTGAATATTTTTGGGATATGTATTCATTGTTATGAAACATGCGCCATATATGTTGAATAAAGTATAGTTTTATGGATTTTGGTCAAGGTATAATATTGTTGGTTCGACCTAAACTTCACGTCAGTTCTtaagattaattaattaatcattgGTATAGATATGTGATTTGAAAACTTTGATACATTTATGAAAGATTGTTTTTATTGTATCTActttatattattgaatttgaagaagtgattgaataatattgttacaagaaattgaaaatataaatgacgAACACactatttgtttttattcaaagcACCAACCAATTCCCATTGAAATTCCTGTGATGAAACGTTCCTAAGAAAAAAGAACTAAGAATAAGGACTAAGAAATAAGAACTAAGATTTACGTGCACtttcttgttagttcttagtgaaGGAAAGCGCCATGTTCgaactattttctatttgttctatactttgatgatTGACATAGATACCTATTGATTGtgaaaacattgaattaaattttttcagatacaccaaatacttttcatcgataattaACGAATTACAGAATATGAATTGGTAGAAACTGTTACTTGCCAT
It includes:
- the LOC123688847 gene encoding uncharacterized protein LOC123688847, with the protein product MCIDKYQQDKCRMINRSTLGRALRRLLNHARVENRLVSGLIPALNYMQKNTEDVLFCLMPHASSGDAATHMQTVLLQAFCYENCIPVIEVDSGQKLVELCGTAQTNIKSDFPCVIITKYHDGSDTSSDYSSSSTLSPIEQTLTDFYECTIQEFPRPIVELPG